A DNA window from Halomonas zincidurans B6 contains the following coding sequences:
- a CDS encoding SUF system Fe-S cluster assembly regulator codes for MLKLSKLTDYAAVVMAQIARHPDRAYAAAELAEAVKLPHPTVSKTLKMLVRAGLLVSRRGVQGGYRLARSPSQISARDIIAAIEGPVAMTECSQIDGDCELLGNCSVADNWQRVTLGVQTLLDSVSLAHLAQTTPIKLPVQLPIQSVTLAASAEG; via the coding sequence ATGCTGAAGCTGTCAAAGCTGACCGACTATGCCGCTGTGGTGATGGCACAGATAGCGCGCCACCCCGATCGGGCATATGCCGCTGCGGAGCTTGCTGAAGCAGTGAAGTTGCCGCATCCGACTGTCAGCAAGACGTTGAAGATGCTGGTGCGTGCCGGTCTGCTGGTTTCACGGCGAGGGGTCCAGGGCGGTTATCGCCTGGCGCGCTCGCCGTCGCAGATATCGGCTCGCGACATCATCGCCGCCATCGAAGGGCCGGTGGCAATGACCGAATGCAGCCAGATCGACGGCGATTGCGAGTTGCTGGGCAACTGCAGCGTCGCCGACAACTGGCAGCGCGTGACGCTGGGTGTCCAAACATTGCTCGATAGTGTCAGTTTGGCACACCTGGCACAGACCACGCCAATCAAGTTACCCGTGCAGCTACCCATACAGAGCGTGACGCTAGCGGCTTCGGCCGAGGGCTGA
- a CDS encoding UDP-glucose dehydrogenase family protein: protein MKITIFGSGYVGLVTGTCLADVGHEVVCVDVDADKIARLNRGEVPIYEPGLEPMIATNMRAGRLRFTTDATEAVAFGKLQFIAVGTPADEDGSADLKYVLKVAETIAQHMCEPKVIVDKSTVPVGTADKVTATVRRVLDERGLDLAFDVCSNPEFLKEGAAVQDFSQGARIIVGTDSERVVKAMRECYAPYNRNHEKLMFMDVRSAELTKYAANAMLATKISFMNEISNLAESLGADIEDVRHGIGSDPRIGYHFIYPGCGYGGSCFPKDVQALGRTAADIGYKAELLSAVEAVNKRQKSKLFQKLEQAFDGDLAGKTIALWGLAFKPNTDDMREAPSRTLMEALWAAGARVQAFDPEATDECRRIYGERNDLSYCERRDDTLEGADALVICTEWKAFRAVDFGHIAATLRTPVIIDGRNLFDPQSVKSAGLLYFAMGRGDSLQPRQTT from the coding sequence ATGAAGATAACCATCTTTGGATCCGGTTATGTCGGTCTTGTGACCGGAACCTGCCTGGCCGATGTCGGCCATGAAGTCGTCTGCGTCGACGTCGACGCCGACAAGATCGCCCGCCTCAATCGCGGCGAGGTGCCCATCTACGAGCCCGGCCTCGAGCCGATGATCGCCACCAACATGCGTGCCGGCCGGCTGCGCTTCACCACCGATGCCACCGAGGCCGTTGCGTTCGGCAAGCTGCAGTTCATCGCCGTCGGCACCCCCGCCGACGAAGACGGCAGCGCCGACCTCAAGTACGTGCTCAAGGTCGCCGAAACCATCGCCCAGCACATGTGCGAGCCCAAGGTCATCGTCGACAAGTCCACCGTTCCGGTGGGTACCGCCGACAAGGTCACCGCAACCGTCCGGCGGGTGCTCGACGAGCGGGGCCTGGATTTGGCCTTCGATGTGTGCTCCAACCCCGAGTTCCTCAAGGAAGGCGCTGCCGTCCAGGACTTCTCCCAGGGCGCACGCATCATCGTCGGCACCGATTCCGAGCGGGTCGTCAAGGCGATGCGCGAATGCTACGCGCCGTACAATCGCAACCATGAAAAGCTGATGTTCATGGACGTGCGCAGCGCCGAGCTGACCAAGTACGCGGCCAACGCCATGCTGGCCACCAAGATCAGCTTCATGAACGAGATTTCCAACCTGGCGGAAAGCCTGGGCGCCGACATCGAGGACGTTCGCCACGGCATCGGCAGCGATCCGCGTATCGGCTATCACTTCATCTATCCCGGCTGCGGCTACGGCGGTTCGTGCTTCCCCAAGGACGTTCAGGCGCTCGGCCGCACCGCCGCGGACATCGGCTACAAGGCCGAGCTGCTGAGTGCTGTCGAAGCCGTCAACAAGCGCCAGAAGAGCAAGCTGTTCCAGAAGCTCGAACAGGCTTTCGATGGCGACCTTGCCGGCAAGACCATCGCCTTGTGGGGGCTGGCGTTCAAGCCCAATACCGACGATATGCGCGAGGCGCCGAGTCGTACCCTGATGGAAGCCTTGTGGGCGGCCGGCGCACGGGTGCAAGCCTTCGACCCAGAGGCAACGGACGAATGCCGGCGCATCTATGGCGAACGCAACGACCTGAGCTACTGCGAACGCCGCGACGACACACTCGAAGGCGCCGATGCCCTGGTTATCTGTACCGAATGGAAAGCCTTCCGCGCCGTGGATTTCGGGCATATCGCCGCCACCCTGCGCACCCCGGTCATCATCGATGGCCGTAACCTCTTCGATCCGCAAAGTGTGAAATCAGCCGGACTGCTGTATTTCGCTATGGGTCGTGGCGACTCGTTGCAGCCACGCCAGACAACTTGA